The Methylobacterium sp. PvR107 genome contains a region encoding:
- a CDS encoding HAD-IIB family hydrolase, whose amino-acid sequence MFILHIALQGCLRGDGVVYGLTADTGGHIRYLLDLVAASVQDRDLTRIAVATRLFRGPLGAVYAVPEEPIGDKVTLVRLASASPDYRAKEAMHAEVASFAENLITWIAAQDRAPDFIHAHYADAATVAALVEDRLGIPFVFTAHSLGRVKATMLGTVPVRPDLARRIAAEEEALALAQLVIASSRDEAEVQYAGYAAYDPGRVRVLPPGSDLARFAAAQTHSRVDAAIDRFLDDPDRPAILALARPVARKNLAALVRAYGENPALQARANLVIVAGTRDDIDTLDGDMAATMRDLLVLIDRYDLYGRVAYPKTHRPEDVPAIYAYARSRGGLFVNPALNEPFGLTLLEASAAGLPLVATDSGGPNDIVETCGNGLLVDPRAPGAIAEACLRILGDPALYARCVAGGARAAAAYDWDRHAARYHVLLRALLAPKPPAQAPRQLLVCDIDNTLVGCDAGLEIFRRWRSWQAGLAFGVATGRSFHSAMAVLEQQDSPRPQVMITSVGSEIYHLDANGVTYTADAVWRRMIEPGWDRPAVQAALDGLDGLSPQGPLEQRALKLSYFGDPVAARRVRAHLAQSGIAARVIHSHGRYLDILPEAASKGTAVDHVRALYDLPERAVFVAGDSGNDIEMLGARVQAIIVANYSDDLASHAALKHSYVARRTHARGIIEGVSHFRRMPADVG is encoded by the coding sequence ATGTTCATCCTGCATATCGCCCTGCAGGGCTGCCTGCGTGGCGACGGCGTCGTCTACGGTCTCACCGCCGACACCGGCGGCCATATCCGCTACCTGCTGGATCTCGTCGCGGCCTCGGTTCAGGATCGCGATCTCACGCGCATCGCGGTGGCGACCCGTCTGTTTCGCGGCCCCCTCGGCGCCGTCTACGCCGTGCCCGAAGAGCCGATCGGCGACAAGGTCACGCTCGTGCGGCTCGCGAGCGCGTCCCCGGACTACCGCGCCAAGGAGGCGATGCACGCCGAGGTTGCGTCCTTCGCGGAGAACCTGATCACCTGGATCGCCGCGCAGGACCGGGCGCCGGATTTCATCCACGCGCATTACGCGGACGCCGCGACGGTGGCGGCCCTGGTGGAGGACCGCCTCGGCATCCCCTTCGTATTCACGGCCCATTCCCTCGGCCGCGTGAAGGCGACGATGCTGGGCACGGTCCCCGTCCGGCCCGATCTCGCGCGCCGGATCGCCGCCGAGGAAGAGGCCCTGGCGCTAGCCCAGCTCGTCATCGCGTCCTCGCGGGACGAGGCGGAGGTGCAGTACGCCGGCTACGCGGCCTACGACCCCGGGCGCGTTCGGGTCCTGCCTCCGGGCAGCGACCTCGCCCGCTTCGCCGCGGCCCAGACCCATTCCCGGGTGGACGCGGCGATCGACCGCTTCCTCGACGATCCGGACAGGCCGGCGATCCTGGCGCTTGCCCGGCCGGTAGCGCGCAAGAACCTCGCGGCGCTGGTGCGTGCCTACGGCGAGAACCCTGCGCTCCAGGCCCGCGCCAATCTCGTCATCGTCGCCGGAACCCGCGACGACATCGATACCCTCGACGGCGACATGGCCGCGACGATGCGCGACCTCCTGGTCCTGATCGATCGCTACGACCTTTACGGGCGGGTCGCCTACCCGAAGACGCATCGTCCGGAGGACGTTCCGGCCATCTACGCCTATGCCCGGTCCCGGGGCGGCCTGTTCGTCAACCCGGCCCTCAACGAGCCCTTCGGCCTGACGCTGCTGGAGGCCTCGGCGGCCGGCCTGCCGCTGGTCGCCACCGATAGCGGCGGGCCCAACGACATCGTCGAGACCTGCGGCAACGGGCTCTTGGTCGATCCCCGAGCCCCCGGGGCGATCGCCGAGGCCTGCCTGCGGATCCTGGGCGATCCGGCCCTCTACGCGCGCTGCGTGGCTGGCGGCGCCCGGGCGGCCGCAGCCTACGACTGGGACCGGCACGCCGCCCGCTATCACGTCCTGCTGCGCGCGCTGCTGGCCCCGAAGCCGCCCGCCCAGGCGCCCCGGCAGCTGCTGGTCTGCGATATCGACAACACGCTGGTCGGCTGCGACGCGGGGCTGGAGATCTTCCGCCGGTGGCGCAGCTGGCAGGCGGGGCTGGCCTTCGGCGTCGCCACCGGCCGGTCCTTCCACAGTGCCATGGCGGTGCTGGAGCAGCAGGACAGCCCCCGACCCCAGGTGATGATCACTTCGGTCGGGTCCGAGATCTACCATCTCGACGCCAACGGCGTGACCTACACGGCGGACGCGGTGTGGCGCCGGATGATCGAGCCCGGCTGGGATCGGCCCGCGGTGCAGGCGGCCCTCGATGGGCTCGACGGGCTGAGTCCCCAGGGTCCTTTGGAGCAGCGGGCCTTGAAGCTCAGCTACTTCGGCGATCCGGTGGCCGCACGGCGCGTCCGCGCGCATCTGGCACAGTCCGGTATCGCCGCGCGCGTGATCCACAGTCACGGCCGGTACCTCGACATCCTGCCGGAGGCGGCCTCGAAGGGGACCGCCGTCGACCACGTCCGGGCCCTCTACGACCTGCCGGAGCGCGCCGTGTTCGTGGCCGGCGATTCCGGCAACGACATCGAGATGCTGGGCGCCCGGGTGCAGGCGATCATCGTGGCGAACTACTCCGACGATCTGGCGAGCCATGCCGCCCTGAAGCACTCCTACGTGGCCCGCCGGACCCATGCCCGGGGCATCATCGAGGGCGTGTCTCACTTCCGACGGATGCCGGCCGATGTCGGCTGA
- a CDS encoding glycosyltransferase family 2 protein, whose translation MSAEALSDEVDAGAAPAPSVLTLVRGRADRLRNLMRGLARQTLPPRELVIAWMQPERAPDLPDPGCPVRHLHLPGEPMPLAAARNRAAEAARAELLVFLDVDCIPSPTLTAAYARAGATARGLFLGEILYLPPGAVVGQPDPPVLDRLGRPHPARPGLPETGLRPEPDAGQLWGLSFALPAASWRAVGGMDEAFVGYGGEETDLAARLAASGLPTFWVAGARAYHQHHPVHVPPLQHFASILANAARFRARHGRWCMTYWLDQFRAAGLIDWDADAPAIRLIRPPTEPEIAAALRPDALFS comes from the coding sequence ATGTCGGCTGAAGCGCTGTCCGACGAAGTGGATGCCGGGGCGGCGCCCGCTCCCAGCGTCCTGACCCTGGTCCGCGGCCGTGCCGACCGCCTGCGCAACCTGATGCGCGGGCTTGCCCGTCAGACCCTGCCCCCGCGCGAGCTGGTCATCGCTTGGATGCAGCCGGAGCGCGCGCCGGACCTGCCCGATCCGGGCTGCCCGGTCCGGCACCTCCACCTGCCGGGCGAGCCGATGCCCCTCGCCGCCGCGCGCAACCGGGCTGCCGAGGCGGCCCGCGCGGAACTCCTCGTCTTCCTGGACGTGGATTGCATTCCCTCGCCGACGCTGACGGCCGCCTATGCGCGGGCCGGCGCCACGGCGCGCGGCCTCTTCCTCGGCGAGATCCTCTACCTGCCGCCCGGGGCGGTTGTCGGCCAACCCGATCCGCCGGTGCTCGACCGGTTGGGGCGTCCCCATCCGGCCCGGCCCGGCCTCCCCGAAACCGGCTTGCGGCCGGAACCCGATGCCGGCCAATTGTGGGGCCTGTCCTTCGCGCTGCCCGCCGCTTCCTGGCGGGCGGTCGGCGGCATGGACGAGGCCTTCGTGGGCTACGGCGGCGAGGAGACGGACCTCGCCGCCCGGCTCGCCGCCTCCGGCCTGCCGACCTTCTGGGTCGCGGGCGCGCGGGCCTACCACCAACACCATCCGGTCCACGTGCCGCCGCTGCAGCATTTTGCGTCGATCCTCGCCAACGCGGCGCGGTTCCGGGCGCGGCACGGGCGCTGGTGCATGACCTACTGGCTCGACCAGTTCCGCGCGGCCGGGCTGATCGACTGGGACGCGGACGCCCCGGCGATCCGCCTGATCCGCCCGCCGACCGAACCCGAGATCGCCGCCGCCCTGCGGCCCGACGCCTTGTTCTCCTGA